From Quercus lobata isolate SW786 chromosome 1, ValleyOak3.0 Primary Assembly, whole genome shotgun sequence, one genomic window encodes:
- the LOC115978616 gene encoding geraniol 8-hydroxylase-like — MDFLSCIICLCLTWIIIQAFHIILRSKAIPKKLPPGPKPFPVIGNLLDLGDKPHMSLANLAMVHGPIMRLQLGQVTTIVISSAAMAKEVLQTHDQFLSNRWVPDAFHACRHDEFSLSLIPVSTRWRKLRRICMEQLFSNKILDVNQDIRHKKVQDLLADSRKSSLASEAVDIGRAAFKTTINMLSNIIYSMNMVDSNSDQAKELKELVWNVMKDAGKPNLADYFPVLKKIDFQGLRHSVAVNFRRMFDLFDNIISQRLHLRKMSGSNMNNDVLDTLLNISDKNSEEMDKTKIERLFLDLFVAGTETTSTTLEWAMAELLHNPEALSRAKAELELVIGKGNQVQESDILHLPYLQAIVKEILRLHPPVPFLLPRKARADVEINGYIIPKDAQVLVNAWTIGRDPSFWDNAKSFMPERFLELEIDVKGRNFELIPFGGGRRICPGLLLAIRMLHLMLGSLIQAFDWKLEDGVKPEDLNMEDKFGITLQRAHPLRAVPIPV; from the exons ATGGATTTCTTGAGCTGTATAATATGTCTTTGCCTCACCTGGATCATAATCCAAGCCTTCCACATTATTTTAAGAAGCAAAGCAATTCCCAAAAAGCTTCCACCAGGTCCAAAACCTTTTCCAGTAATTGGAAACCTCTTAGACCTTGGTGACAAACCCCACATGTCCCTAGCTAACCTTGCCATGGTTCATGGCCCTATAATGAGACTACAACTAGGCCAAGTAACCACAATAGTCATTTCTTCAGCAGCCATGGCCAAAGAAGTCCTCCAAACACATGACCAATTCTTGTCCAACAGATGGGTGCCAGATGCTTTTCATGCCTGCAGACACGATGAGTTTAGCTTGTCATTGATACCCGTCTCAACACGGTGGAGAAAACTTCGTAGAATATGCATGGAACAACTATTCTCCAACAAGATACTAGATGTCAATCAAGATATCCGCCACAAGAAAGTGCAGGATCTCCTTGCTGATAGTCGAAAAAGCAGCCTAGCCAGTGAGGCAGTAGACATTGGCAGAGCAGCTTTCAAGACTACAATTAATATGTTATCAAACATAATCTATTCGATGAATATGGTGGACTCCAATTCTGACCAAGCTAAAGAGTTGAAGGAGCTGGTGTGGAATGTCATGAAAGATGCAGGGAAACCAAATTTGGCAGATTATTTTCCTGTGCTTAAGAAGATTGACTTCCAAGGCTTAAGGCATAGTGTGGCAGTGAACTTTAGAAGGATGTTTGACCTCTTTGACAACATCATTAGCCAAAGACTGCATTTGAGAAAAATGAGTGGTTCTAACATGAACAATGATGTGTTAGATACCCTTCTCAACATCAGTGACAAAAACAGTGAGGAGATGGACAAAACCAAGATAGAACGTCTATTCCTG GACCTATTTGTTGCTGGCACTGAAACAACTTCAACCACACTGGAATGGGCAATGGCGGAGCTACTACACAATCCAGAGGCATTGTCAAGAGCCAAAGCAGAGCTGGAGCTAGTCATTGGCAAAGGCAACCAAGTTCAGGAATCAGATATTCTCCACTTACCTTACTTACAAGCAATAGTCAAAGAAATATTGAGGTTGCACCCACCAGTTCCTTTCTTACTCCCCAGGAAAGCTAGAGCTGATGTAGAAATCAATGGCTACATTATCCCAAAAGATGCACAAGTGCTAGTAAATGCATGGACTATAGGCCGAGACCCGAGCTTCTGGGACAATGCAAAGTCCTTTATGCCAGAGAGGTTCttggaattggaaattgatGTTAAAGGCAGGAACTTTGAGCTTATACCATTTGGTGGTGGAAGAAGAATATGTCCTGGTTTGCTATTGGCTATTCGAATGTTGCACTTGATGTTGGGTTCACTTATACAAGCCTTTGATTGGAAACTTGAAGATGGGGTTAAACCTGAGGATTTGAACATGGAAGATAAGTTTGGCATCACCTTACAGAGAGCTCATCCTCTAAGAGCTGTCCCTATTCCAGTTTAA
- the LOC115994966 gene encoding uncharacterized protein LOC115994966, with protein sequence MQAWMSQLVMQWFQVLSSYTIAVAARVAAAFVGAAAASTRAVALLLEMLQLLMELLHLLLELLLVFLAKFPLLESYVFTLWFYYNIILGSISWPLTYKRFWNRLWRLPIPPKVRHFVWRASSDVLPTRANLARRKVHIDPKCAVCGVHDETIIHILWQCPLARNVWALVRGKLQKCDTSALDFLSLARALSEKLSRQELDTWAMVAWSIWNARNRLLFEAVQTPPQIILKGAVSLLEEYQRLANSRLRT encoded by the exons ATGCAGGCTTGGATGAGTCAACTTGTAATGCAATGGTTTCAAGTTTTAAGTTCATACACTATTGCAGTTGCTGCTAGAGTAGCTGCAGCTTTTGTTGGAGCTGCTGCAGCTTCTACTAGAGCTGTTGCACTTCTATTAGAGATGTTACAGTTACTGATGGAGCTATTGCACCTTCTGTTGGAGCTGTTGCTAgtatttttggctaagtttcCTCTTTTGGAAAGTTATGTGTTTACTCTATGGTTTTATtacaatataattttg GGATCAATATCTTGGCCGCTTACTTATAAACGGTTTTGGAATAGGCTGTGGAGGCTGCCCATCCCTCCGAAGGTGCGACACTTTGTGTGGCGGGCGAGCTCGGACGTTCTGCCAACTCGCGCAAACCTTGCTCGGCGTAAGGTTCACATCGATCCTAAGTGTGCGGTTTGTGGTGTACATGATGAGACCATTATCCATATCCTCTGGCAATGCCCTTTGGCGCGTAATGTCTGGGCGTTGGTTCGGGGGAAGCTTCAGAAATGTGATACCTCAGCTCTTGATTTCCTTAGCTTGGCTCGGGCATTGTCGGAGAAGCTAAGCAGGCAGGAGCTTGACACTTGGGCAATGGTGGCTTGGTCCATTTGGAACGCGCGAAACCGTCTCCTGTTCGAAGCAGTTCAAACTCCTCCGCAGATTATCCTTAAGGGGGCTGTCTCGTTGCTGGAGGAGTACCAACGGTTGGCCAATAGTAGGCTTCGCACCTGA